One window of Bacteroides sp. AN502(2024) genomic DNA carries:
- a CDS encoding MATE family efflux transporter produces MNNNSSKSKRIAKNTLILYVRMFFLMLVSLYTSRIVLNTLGVEDFGIYNVVGGVVAMFSMLSGSLSAAITRFFTYELGRGNQERLHLIFSSSLTIQLGFALIIVILAETVGLWFLNVKMNIPDARMVASNWVFQFSILTFIINFICLPYNASIIAHERISAFAYISILEAVGKLAIAFLITIAPVDKLVFYALLMCIVALIVRFAYGRYCKRHFSECIFRPVFDKSTLRQMTGFAGWNLIGAASVVLRDQGGNIVINLFCGPLVNAARGVAFQVNTAVQSFMTNFLTALNPQITKSYASGDHKYMMTLIFQGARLSFYMLLLVSLPVLVNTHYILNLWLNTVPEHAVLFVQLVLIFSLCESISQPLITAMLATGNIRNYLRLVGGLQMMNLPVSYLLLRVGMFPEIVIVVAILISQCCLVAHLLMLRRMIGLPVGEYLRKVYMNVIIVAIISSLLPILVTRYLSESFYGFALLCFLSVACTAFATYFIGCNSNERQFVIDKIRILVLNISKQ; encoded by the coding sequence ATGAATAACAATTCAAGCAAGAGCAAACGAATAGCCAAGAACACATTGATTCTATATGTGCGGATGTTTTTCCTCATGTTGGTCTCCCTTTATACAAGCCGCATTGTCTTGAATACACTGGGAGTGGAAGACTTCGGCATATATAATGTAGTGGGTGGAGTAGTAGCTATGTTCTCGATGCTGTCCGGCTCTTTGTCTGCTGCCATAACACGTTTCTTTACCTATGAATTAGGGCGAGGTAATCAGGAAAGACTCCATCTGATATTTTCTTCTTCCTTGACTATCCAATTAGGTTTTGCTTTAATCATCGTGATATTGGCAGAAACTGTAGGTCTTTGGTTTCTGAATGTTAAAATGAATATTCCGGATGCGCGTATGGTTGCTTCCAATTGGGTTTTTCAGTTTTCCATTCTTACGTTCATCATCAATTTTATTTGTTTGCCTTATAACGCAAGCATCATTGCACATGAGAGAATCTCAGCCTTTGCTTATATAAGTATATTGGAAGCTGTGGGAAAACTTGCAATAGCTTTTTTGATAACCATTGCTCCGGTAGATAAGTTGGTGTTTTATGCCCTGCTTATGTGCATAGTTGCCTTGATTGTGCGTTTTGCCTATGGCCGATATTGCAAACGGCATTTTTCTGAATGTATTTTCCGACCTGTTTTTGATAAAAGTACGTTGAGACAGATGACAGGCTTTGCAGGATGGAATCTTATAGGAGCGGCTTCAGTAGTTTTGCGAGATCAAGGTGGAAATATAGTCATCAATCTGTTTTGCGGTCCTTTAGTGAATGCAGCGCGTGGCGTGGCTTTTCAGGTGAATACGGCTGTTCAATCATTTATGACCAACTTTTTGACGGCACTGAATCCGCAAATAACCAAGTCTTACGCCTCAGGCGACCATAAATACATGATGACTTTAATATTTCAAGGTGCAAGACTGTCGTTTTATATGTTGCTGTTGGTTTCATTGCCTGTATTGGTAAATACGCACTACATTTTGAACCTGTGGCTAAATACAGTACCGGAACATGCTGTGTTGTTCGTACAGTTGGTTTTGATATTTAGTCTATGCGAATCAATTTCACAGCCTCTCATTACCGCCATGCTTGCCACTGGAAATATCCGTAACTATCTGAGACTTGTGGGGGGATTGCAAATGATGAATCTGCCTGTTTCTTATTTGTTGTTACGAGTCGGAATGTTCCCTGAAATAGTGATTGTGGTAGCTATTCTTATTTCTCAATGTTGTTTGGTAGCGCACTTGCTGATGCTTCGTCGAATGATTGGACTTCCTGTTGGAGAATATTTGCGCAAAGTTTATATGAATGTGATTATAGTAGCCATTATATCGTCCTTGCTGCCAATTCTTGTAACACGATATTTGAGTGAAAGTTTTTATGGCTTTGCTTTGTTGTGCTTTTTATCTGTTGCCTGTACGGCTTTTGCCACATATTTTATTGGTTGCAATTCCAATGAGCGACAATTTGTGATAGATAAAATACGCATCCTTGTATTGAATATATCCAAACAATAG